In Nitrospira sp., a single window of DNA contains:
- a CDS encoding M23 family metallopeptidase, giving the protein MSQQAAETSDAYTVVVFRGSSSKPLRFSFPRKFVRKLLILAAILVVADLLVISHYVIRTGEVWQLSAFRAEAMGAREQTAAFSAAIDDLKKRLSAMGEVNQRLRVMLGIDASKPAGDLANGRGGEDGPLPDGKTGVQGGGSATSGLEPRQQVSEVRDVNQSEVDYAAESIEEATQQVRESLDALVREAKQQEEALESLTQVAEQRSTQWASTPSIWPVRGWVTSAFGPRVSPFTEKPAWHDGLDIGAQANSPVQAPALGRVVTVAFDSKMGNMVKLDHGYGIETVYGHLAKSLVKEGQRVKRGDVVALVGSTGLSTGPHLHYMVKKNGQALDPTKFILD; this is encoded by the coding sequence ATGAGCCAACAAGCGGCCGAAACAAGTGATGCCTATACTGTGGTGGTCTTCCGGGGGTCTTCCTCCAAGCCGTTGCGGTTTAGTTTTCCACGGAAATTCGTGCGCAAGCTCCTGATCCTGGCTGCGATCCTGGTCGTGGCGGATTTGCTCGTTATCTCTCATTATGTGATTCGGACCGGAGAGGTTTGGCAATTGTCGGCGTTCCGGGCAGAAGCCATGGGCGCGCGTGAGCAGACGGCTGCATTTTCCGCCGCGATTGATGACCTCAAGAAGCGTCTTTCTGCTATGGGAGAGGTGAATCAACGGCTTCGGGTCATGCTGGGAATTGACGCCAGCAAGCCGGCTGGGGATTTGGCGAACGGACGGGGCGGCGAGGACGGTCCATTGCCGGATGGAAAAACCGGTGTGCAAGGGGGTGGATCAGCCACTTCCGGGCTGGAACCGAGACAGCAGGTCTCCGAAGTGCGTGATGTCAATCAGTCCGAAGTTGATTATGCTGCGGAGAGTATTGAGGAGGCGACACAGCAGGTCCGCGAAAGCCTTGATGCGCTCGTCCGGGAGGCCAAGCAACAGGAGGAAGCCCTTGAAAGCCTGACTCAAGTTGCCGAGCAGCGCTCAACTCAGTGGGCGTCAACTCCTTCCATCTGGCCTGTGCGCGGGTGGGTGACCTCGGCGTTTGGTCCGCGGGTTTCGCCATTCACCGAAAAGCCGGCCTGGCATGACGGTCTGGATATCGGTGCTCAAGCAAATTCCCCCGTCCAGGCTCCGGCGCTCGGGCGTGTCGTCACCGTGGCCTTTGACTCGAAAATGGGCAATATGGTCAAGCTGGACCATGGCTATGGGATTGAGACGGTCTATGGACACCTTGCCAAGTCGTTGGTGAAAGAAGGGCAGCGAGTAAAGCGTGGTGATGTGGTCGCGCTTGTTGGCAGCACCGGGCTTTCCACGGGACCGCATCTCCACTATATGGTCAAGAAGAACGGCCAAGCGTTGGATCCGACCAAGTTTATTCTCGACTAG
- a CDS encoding rhodanese, whose product MSFTITPKDLKSRLDKGDKLVLVDVREPWEYAIAKLEGSILVPLATLQQSLGKLDRDAEIVAVCHHGMRSADATGFLLQQGFGKVKNLIGGIDAWSTQVDPSVPRY is encoded by the coding sequence ATGAGTTTCACGATTACCCCTAAGGATCTCAAGTCGAGGCTGGATAAAGGCGACAAGCTGGTGCTGGTAGACGTCCGGGAGCCATGGGAATATGCCATCGCCAAGTTGGAGGGATCCATCCTGGTCCCGCTGGCGACCCTGCAGCAATCTCTTGGCAAACTTGACCGTGACGCTGAGATTGTCGCTGTGTGCCACCACGGGATGAGAAGTGCGGACGCGACAGGGTTTCTGCTGCAGCAGGGCTTCGGAAAAGTGAAAAACCTGATCGGAGGCATCGATGCCTGGTCTACTCAGGTAGACCCATCCGTGCCCCGCTATTAG
- a CDS encoding SDR family oxidoreductase codes for MKVLVTGGAGFIGSHVVDRLLQEGHDVVVVDNLVTGKRKNVPKAAQFYKLDIENPKLERIFRNERPSIVFHLAAQMNVRRSVEDPMFDAQVNVLGTLNVLEQASKHGARKVIFSSSGGAIYGEQLAFPAPETHITQPLSPYGISKLCGEHYLGYYHRLSGIQVVSLRYANVYGPRQDPEGEAGVVAIFIQKMLRGEQAVVNGNGRQTRDFVFVEDVVESNLMAMGPEVEGVYNVGTGIETSVNDLFKIVVDLTKVEFKEVHGPAKRGEQARSVIDSTKLHRDLGWEPKVDLREGLRRTVEYFRDGLR; via the coding sequence ATGAAAGTCTTGGTCACGGGGGGCGCAGGGTTCATCGGGTCACATGTCGTGGATCGTTTGCTCCAGGAGGGGCATGATGTTGTGGTGGTCGATAATCTTGTCACAGGAAAGCGGAAAAACGTCCCCAAGGCGGCCCAATTCTACAAGCTGGATATAGAAAATCCCAAGCTGGAACGGATTTTTCGCAATGAACGGCCGTCGATCGTGTTCCACCTCGCCGCGCAGATGAACGTGCGGCGTTCGGTCGAAGATCCGATGTTCGATGCGCAGGTCAATGTGCTCGGGACGCTCAATGTGCTGGAGCAAGCGTCGAAACATGGCGCGCGCAAGGTCATCTTCTCCTCATCCGGCGGGGCGATCTATGGCGAGCAGCTGGCCTTTCCCGCGCCGGAAACCCACATCACCCAGCCACTGTCCCCTTACGGTATCAGCAAGTTATGCGGGGAGCATTATCTTGGCTACTACCACCGGTTGAGTGGCATTCAGGTGGTCAGTCTGCGATATGCCAATGTGTACGGCCCGCGGCAGGATCCGGAGGGTGAGGCAGGAGTTGTTGCCATTTTCATTCAAAAGATGCTGCGTGGCGAACAGGCGGTGGTCAACGGAAACGGGCGTCAGACTCGCGATTTTGTGTTTGTCGAGGACGTGGTGGAGTCGAATTTGATGGCGATGGGTCCCGAGGTGGAGGGCGTGTACAACGTGGGCACCGGAATCGAGACGTCCGTGAACGACCTCTTCAAAATCGTCGTGGATTTAACCAAGGTAGAGTTTAAGGAAGTGCATGGCCCGGCCAAGCGAGGCGAGCAAGCCAGAAGCGTCATCGACTCCACAAAGCTCCACCGTGACCTTGGGTGGGAACCGAAGGTCGATCTGCGCGAGGGACTGCGGCGGACGGTCGAATATTTCCGCGATGGGCTCAGGTAA
- a CDS encoding divalent-cation tolerance protein CutA — translation MGANGSEVVVFVTAATAEEAERLGRIIVESRLAACANVLNGVRSIFRWENKINVENECLMLIKTTLERYPELEVVIRRHHSYTIPEIIALPVIAGSAPYLKWVRDEARK, via the coding sequence GTGGGAGCGAACGGTTCTGAGGTAGTGGTGTTTGTGACCGCGGCAACGGCCGAGGAGGCAGAAAGACTCGGGCGGATTATTGTGGAGTCCAGACTTGCCGCCTGCGCGAATGTCTTAAATGGCGTTCGATCGATCTTCCGTTGGGAGAATAAGATCAACGTCGAAAATGAGTGTCTGATGCTCATCAAAACAACCCTGGAGCGATACCCGGAGCTCGAAGTAGTCATTCGCCGGCACCATAGCTATACCATCCCTGAGATCATCGCACTCCCGGTCATTGCGGGATCGGCGCCCTACCTAAAATGGGTCAGGGATGAGGCTCGTAAGTAG
- a CDS encoding TlyA family RNA methyltransferase, with the protein MSQKLRPERERLDRVLVSRGLVASREDAARLILAGLVRVDGVVVDKAAKPILSDAKVELTGPGSPYVGRGGEKLAGALDQFQVDPKGMICFDVGCSTGGFTDCLLQRGAACVYAVDVGYGQFEWRLRQDPRVVLMERTNIRYLEPGAIRDPIDLIVIDVSFISLTLVLPCVVPYLTESGFVITLIKPQFEVGKGLVGRGGIVRDDGLREGAADKVVACAQQLGLELADRMESPIEGRKGNREILAWFRRRA; encoded by the coding sequence ATGAGCCAGAAATTACGCCCAGAGCGGGAACGGCTGGATCGCGTGCTGGTCAGCCGAGGGCTGGTTGCCAGTCGCGAAGACGCGGCTCGACTCATCCTGGCCGGCCTCGTGCGTGTGGACGGGGTGGTGGTTGATAAGGCGGCGAAACCGATCTTGTCGGATGCGAAGGTGGAGCTGACCGGGCCGGGGTCGCCCTATGTCGGGCGCGGGGGAGAGAAGTTAGCCGGCGCGCTGGATCAATTTCAGGTCGATCCGAAAGGGATGATCTGCTTCGACGTCGGGTGCTCGACCGGAGGATTTACCGATTGTCTGCTGCAGCGAGGCGCCGCGTGCGTCTATGCGGTCGATGTGGGGTATGGCCAGTTTGAGTGGCGTCTACGGCAGGATCCACGCGTGGTGCTTATGGAGCGGACCAACATCCGGTATCTTGAGCCGGGTGCCATCCGGGATCCGATCGATTTGATTGTCATCGATGTGTCGTTTATCTCACTGACCCTTGTGCTGCCTTGTGTTGTGCCTTACCTCACTGAGTCTGGGTTTGTGATCACGTTGATCAAGCCGCAGTTTGAAGTGGGAAAAGGCCTTGTCGGACGGGGTGGGATCGTTCGTGATGATGGTTTGCGGGAAGGGGCGGCCGACAAAGTGGTGGCGTGCGCGCAGCAGTTGGGGCTGGAGTTGGCGGATCGAATGGAATCGCCCATCGAGGGCCGAAAGGGCAATCGGGAGATCCTGGCCTGGTTTCGGCGCAGAGCGTGA